ACGGAACCCGACGGTGCCGATCGATCAGGAGGGGCCGATGGCCACGATGCAGCAGGTCGCCGACCGCGCCGGCGTCTCCATCGCGACGGTGTCGTTCGTGGTGAACGGCACGAAGTACGTCACGCCGGCGACGACGGCGAAGGTCACCGCGGCGATGCGCGAGCTGAAGTTCCGCGGCAACGTCGTGGCGCGCGCGCTCGCCAGCCGGCGGACGCGGATCATCGCCCTGCTCTTCCCGACGACGGGCAACCGCTTCAGCCCGACCACGTCCGAGTTCTTCATGAACGCCGCGGAGCGGGCCTCCGAGCGCGGGTACCACCTGGTGCTCTGGCCCGTCGACCCGGCCGGCGACGACCTCGACGACCTCGTCTCCGGCGGTCTCGTCGACGGCGTCGTCCTCATGGAGGTGCGGATGGACGACCCGCGCGTGGTCAAGCTGTCCGAGCTCGGGGTGCCCTTCACCCTGATCGGCCGGACGCGCGACGCGGACGAGCTGCCGTACGTGGACATCGACTTCGAGACCACCATCGAGGACGGACTCGACCACCTGCAGGGTCTCGGCCACCGGCGCTTCGGGCTCGTGCTCGAGAGCCTCGAGGGCACACCGATGGCCGGGTACGCACCGCACCTGCGGGTCGAGGACACCTTCCGCCGCTCGGTCGCCGAGCGCGGCGGTGCGGGAACGATCGTGTACGCCGGCCCCGGGAGCGAGGGCGGTCGCGACGCCGCCCGACGCCTGCTCGAGGCGGACCCGGACGTCACCGCGGTGCTCGTGATGAAGGACGACTCGTCCGCCGGTCTGCTGGTCGGTCTCTACGGCGCGGGTCGTAGGGTGCCTGATGACGTCTCGGTGCTCAGCATCGCGTCGTCGGCCGCAGCGGGGGACCAGCACCACCCCCGCCTGTCGACGATGATCGCGCCCGGTCGCGAGCTCGGCGTGCGCGCGGCCGACGCGCTGATCGACCGCCTCGACGGCACGTCCGTCGAGCTCCCGCACTTCCTGCTGCCCTGCGTGCTCCGCCCCGCCGAGTCGACGGCCCCCGCACCCACCCGCTGACCCGCGCGGCCACGCCTCGGACGGGAGGCACGTGGCGGGCCCGCACCGCGCCTCCCGTCCGTCGCCTACTCAGGCTCCCTGTGCGGTCGCTCAGGCGCGCTTGGTTCTGTGGTGCCACGTGATCGCCGGGTGCTCGCGCACCCTTCGTCGAGGAGGACGGATGGCAATCGACCGCAGGCTCTTCCTGCTCGGGGGCACGGGGGTGCTGCTGCTCGCCGGCTGCTCCACCCGGCCGGAGCGCACCACCGTCGAGCAGTGGCCCACCGACCCGCCCGAGGGTGACGTCACGATCAGCTGGTGGGCGGGGCAGGTGGCCTCGAAGGACGGCGGTGACCTCCGTCGCCGGTTGATCGCGGAGTTCCAGAAGGAGCACCCGAACATCCGCGTGCGGATCGTCAGCGCCCCGAGCGACACCGACACGAACCGCACCAGCCTGACGACGCAGATCGCCGCGGGGAGCCCGACACCGGACGTGTACCTGGGCGACGTCGCGTGGCCCGGGCAGTTCGCGAAGAACAAGCTCGCGACCCCGGTGAACCAGCTCGTCGGCGAGGACTTCTTCGAGCAGTTCCCCGAGGGACTCCGGCTGGCCGCCAGCGTCGACGGGACCTACTACATGTTCCCGCTCTACATCGACGAGTCGTTCTTCCTGTACCGGCAGGACCTGCTCGACAAGCACGGGTTCCAGGTCCCGCGCTCGTGGGAGGAGGTCAAGGAGACCGCCGCGAAGCTCGTCGACACGGGCGACGTCGACTACGGGCTGGCGTTCCAGGGCGACGTGTACGAGGGCCTCACCTGCAACGTCACCGAGTTCGTCGCCGACGCGGGCGGCTCGCTGCTCAACGACGACCTGACGAAGCCCGCGACCACGAGCTCGGAGACGAAGCGCGCCTTCGAGTTCATGCGGTCGCTCATCACCGACGGCGCCGCACCGCGCGCGACCCTGACGTACCAGGAGCAGGACACGAACGACGCCTTCGCAGGCGGTCGCGCCGCGTTCCTGCGCAACTGGTCGTACGCGTGGGGCATCGCCAACGGGCCGGACTCCGCGGTCGCGGGCAAGGTCGGTCTCGCCGCGCGCCCGACGTTCGACGGCACGGACGAGCACCACTCGACGATCGGTGGGTGGGGGAACTACA
The sequence above is drawn from the Curtobacterium sp. MR_MD2014 genome and encodes:
- a CDS encoding ABC transporter substrate-binding protein, with protein sequence MAIDRRLFLLGGTGVLLLAGCSTRPERTTVEQWPTDPPEGDVTISWWAGQVASKDGGDLRRRLIAEFQKEHPNIRVRIVSAPSDTDTNRTSLTTQIAAGSPTPDVYLGDVAWPGQFAKNKLATPVNQLVGEDFFEQFPEGLRLAASVDGTYYMFPLYIDESFFLYRQDLLDKHGFQVPRSWEEVKETAAKLVDTGDVDYGLAFQGDVYEGLTCNVTEFVADAGGSLLNDDLTKPATTSSETKRAFEFMRSLITDGAAPRATLTYQEQDTNDAFAGGRAAFLRNWSYAWGIANGPDSAVAGKVGLAARPTFDGTDEHHSTIGGWGNYINPHTQQPAAALTFAAWMSSETAQQFLTREGGVLPARSASLVSDDAKRQNRPTYDTAAGITLVPRPTSTAYYPKVSQGVYQNGNSILGGQASVDGGTRAMASAISLALTGDAL
- a CDS encoding LacI family DNA-binding transcriptional regulator, whose protein sequence is MATMQQVADRAGVSIATVSFVVNGTKYVTPATTAKVTAAMRELKFRGNVVARALASRRTRIIALLFPTTGNRFSPTTSEFFMNAAERASERGYHLVLWPVDPAGDDLDDLVSGGLVDGVVLMEVRMDDPRVVKLSELGVPFTLIGRTRDADELPYVDIDFETTIEDGLDHLQGLGHRRFGLVLESLEGTPMAGYAPHLRVEDTFRRSVAERGGAGTIVYAGPGSEGGRDAARRLLEADPDVTAVLVMKDDSSAGLLVGLYGAGRRVPDDVSVLSIASSAAAGDQHHPRLSTMIAPGRELGVRAADALIDRLDGTSVELPHFLLPCVLRPAESTAPAPTR